One window of Globicephala melas chromosome 2, mGloMel1.2, whole genome shotgun sequence genomic DNA carries:
- the LOC115845114 gene encoding large ribosomal subunit protein eL39-like, which translates to METEEPSDVEAELRFPWPLGPEKTTAAFFSSPPSYVRLDLLHVFSQGSQVLSSHKTFRIKQFLAKKQKQNHPIPQWIRMKTGNKMRYNSKRRHWRRTTLGL; encoded by the exons ATGGAAACCGAGGAACCCAGTGATGTGGAGGCAGAGTTGCGTTTCCCTTGGCCGCTTG GACCTGAAAAGACAACAGCTGCCTTCTTCTCTTCTCCGCCATCCTATGTGCGGCTGGATTTGCTCCATGTCTTCTCACAAGGCTCACAAGTCTTGTCTTCTCACAAGACTTTCAGGATCAAGCAATTCCTggccaagaaacaaaagcagaatcaTCCCATTCCCCAATGGATTCGAATGAAAACTGGTAATAAAATGAGGTACAACTCCAAGAGAAGACATTGGAGAAGAACCACGCTGGGTCTGTAA